The proteins below come from a single Bombus pyrosoma isolate SC7728 linkage group LG10, ASM1482585v1, whole genome shotgun sequence genomic window:
- the LOC122571531 gene encoding supervillin isoform X4, whose amino-acid sequence MATSEGTSNKTQNNSKQYENHNICCHYNEVHNNQQNSECPIKKNITSCNINKNKSRSPMLEKSSRLISRSENKESSKNLTLYKTASVRETKASRLRAASIISPNGGTVLSRRLGMSENSTPLGLQPSTSLSIKDEHPISSNSSITNSPRERDKSYKRKSYLNRSLNMETATGDRSNQSECNIRQTRRQSNKQGYISDTISTSYSSNQHQATNLSKKPFDSKITCPKVKENCSKTYTLPSLNSPANSKHSNIQRTSSGGHSDSEVSRRVDALTALTKSAIERVERLKSQSNLPTNYGLRLENRSSNTPCQVTENSTNNTRALQLSPRKSSILKKSNDEHSQDGSLSHQHTPVSILKHKMSDIDTGQNICTIVNHTVLPVTFSPSVRELTHKKHGILKKRSSLDESEILRRRSCSPDISSTDNTYSEFRPILKNQRRSSLDEIIKRDQSPDPQPTSILKRKSSREDDREDRQVGSAEPQGILKRKSTNSQRMTTVNHHVTITMDATNVTGPEILDSSEVRPILKKKHSREESFGSDPPSLEPRPILKKKSSTESDEHDDKPKKTILKCTRKNSQDECNYETELTSPKKLSMLRNRTLQNRTSGVLENDAVRPILKQPGNRDNESRVRLNLYDETIISDDICTEPTNLFLRKRAQSVGHIQPSNIPNEFTGVLNKRRSLELISVGAISEEKSQVKLTTSNIYLKAASSLDDESAKTSIIPCDKLYSITKEKFTDKEKQTVIVFEGKEGNKMISDGPVDNNIDNSTPASIRMSDKEGSNNEILCVQEKADDGNIQESNSVHRSNSVSKMTLHFKTLHEKANSKEKDGMFQKTPNKGSHGVQRYRDRKNQGNDRFNTQPITFQEVQEAVLQNQRNVTSVKKSSLAETTTDDEFDPSKLSLAERVRLFNQKIDTEKSSVSNTMPLERHSRRRPAARYKTQPVTSEEVEVASRISPLNTINQCSLDTSDLPKSILKPVALQAHNSSQTKNLELEGMKLIKSVLKKESEELEQQTSENCDISSRFKLKTNLKLEENKTGSIMENNYPTQYGLSCAYSEKDNHIEGRQHKIKQKYTVPFHKYSTQDELNRTKIKSALNNIDNVETVIATSKKYEETLQTSGGETFSVSHETCNIKAEAASPYRHPIFSKQTRCTSLSKSVSHHAISNKTNECESNSAIIPKHGVHLPELCRSATQAIPTTDTNDGPSMSIAERLAALQRSGNTNWKRRIASESSNSADGVCSNSLNKEELSIKQGVLADCLGKLESATEGWKKRIAAPDVTKFTVAGKMKVEQLENLDPGSSSPLIEATGNIIDRKKKTPRPERFRAKRGYMKDAVSTPTSPNKDSCIKLRGSFSEPASDDSAEEVKTGKNISPVVSVPKIDDETFTSFFTGISLEKCEAESVDLNESDFDMITSQSELLVQKRNIRLKRRRFVSRNPLKTLAARTDLKSEYTEIRTGIAEKVMKQLNVEKLAKNSSLAMEALAGLASTEDFSNITLRNVTDANISSNRLQPYKDLMLLLIKGRRHVQVRLVEPVAESINSGDNFVLVTKSEVYNYIGKYCNVIEKARGAEIALSIQQNKDLGCQTFQVITINEDKLTCTKSQLQKFWSYLGAENENVDVIEGGHPDEDELYETFMIDTNMVYEIKDEELVPLEKYWGTIPKIEMLDPNKVLVFDFGSEMYIWSGKGASTDKKKLATHLATEMWQEGYDYSECTVCPISAASMIGRRTVSKIDLKSAKVRPKWCLLAKLTQHVETILFREKFLDWPNVSRIIRIRGTKSKENVDGTVTIEVCNINNLLEENTIPVDLVLEGTHLGRGTGWYDDEQMKQFIVTTMGIKVWHIDEFSHSLLDDSSVGQFHSADSYIVYWMYSVTVTGRELSGLPSKHSAKGRDRSVYFIWQGQNASLNEQGAAALLTIELDNDQAPQIRVVQGYEPAAFLNLFSGGMIVHSGKKTNTKCDERWRLYICRGTLESEVSLIEIPCSTRQLRSRGSLILLDTKNNKIYVWHGSNSLPHIKQHAVNAATKLEKNRPQETGLTSEGDIEIFEIDEGMEPEEFINALGQMNKKLYVSLEKDQLQEHTPRLFHLSSISKEFKSVEMLCPHRASLPTPFPFLQEDLYQVHQPALFLLDNKNELWIWQGWWPNTGAEDQSGSKAVRWQAERRAAMTMAMQYWQRIHPETNKYPIYLVWAGLEPLQFINLFPTWTYRDDIAELNIEDGRNPGEVLTVESELVRLTQSTYPPAQLLQRPLPEGVDPTHLELYLSQQHFQEILGMTKEEFQGLPVWKQVNLKKEIGLF is encoded by the exons ATGGCAACCAGTGAAGGaacttcaaataaaacacaaaataaTTCCAAACAATATGAAAATCATAATATTTGTTGTCATTATAATGAAGTACATAATAATCAACAAAATTCAGAATGtccaattaaaaagaatataacatCTTGTAACATAAATa aaaataaaagtcgTAGCCCCATGTTGGAAAAAAGTAGTCGATTGATTTCAAGATCAGAAAATAAGGAGAGTAGTAAGAAtcttacattatataaaacgGCATCAGTTCGTGAAACAAAAGCTTCTAGATTACGAGCTGCCTCCATTATATCACCTAATG GTGGAACAGTGTTATCAAGAAGATTAGGTATGTCAGAAAATTCTACACCCTTGGGCCTCCAACCTAGTACTAGTTTATCAATTAAAGAT GAACATCCAATATCAAGTAATAGTAGTATTACAAATTCACCACGAGAAAGggataaaagttataaaagaaaatcatatttaaatcGGTCACTTAATATGGAAACAGCAACAGGAGATCGTTCAAATCAAT cTGAATGTAATATTAGACAAACTAGAAGACAATCAAATAAACAAGGCTACATATCTGATACAATATCTACTTCATATTCTAGTAATCAACATCAAGCAACTAATCTAAGTAAAAAGCCTTTTGACTCAAAAATCACTTGCCCaaaagttaaagaaaattgttcaaaaaCTTATACATTGCCTTCACTGAATTCTCCTGCAAATAGTAAACATTCGAATATACAACGAACTAG tAGTGGAGGACATAGTGATTCAGAAGTTTCGCGAAGAGTTGACGCATTAACAGCGTTAACAAAATCTGCAATAGAACGCGTAGAAAGGCTTAAATCACAGTCAAATTTGCCAACAAATTATGGATTACGATTGGAAAATCGTTCATCTAATACTCCATGTCAAGTCACGGAAAACAGTACGAATAATACGCGTGCATTGCAATTATCTCCAAGAAAAAGttctattttgaaaaaatcaaaTGATGAACACTCTCAAGATGGATCTTTAAGTCATCAACATACACCAGTTTCAATTCTTAAACATAAGATGTCTGATATTGATACAGGCCAAAATATATGTACCATTGTGAATCATACAGTTCTGCCTGTAACATTTTCACCATCTGTTAGGGAACTAACACATAAAAAACatggtattttaaaaaagcGCAGTAGTTTGGATGAAAGTGAAATACTTCGACGGCGGAGTTGTTCACCCGATATTTCGTCTACTGACAATACTTATTCTGAATTCAGgccgatattaaaaaatcaaaggCGATCATCTTtggatgaaattattaaaagggATCAGAGTCCAGATCCTCAGCCTACTTcaatattaaaacgaaaatcatCTAGAGAAGATGATAGAGAAGATCGTCAGGTTGGATCTGCAGAACCACAAGGTATACTTAAAAGAAAATCTACGAATAGTCAACGAATGACTACTGTTAATCATCACGTGACCATTACAATGGATGCAACAAACGTCACTGGTCCGGAAATACTTGATAGTTCTGAAGTAAGGCCAATCCTAAAGAAAAAGCATAGTAGAGAAGAATCATTTGGTAGTGATCCACCATCTTTAGAACCACGACCAAtactaaaaaagaaatccaGTACAGAATCGGATGAACATGACGATAAACCTAAAAAGACTATTTTGAAATGTACGCGAAAAAATTCACAAGATGAATGTAACTATGAGACAGAATTGACTTCGCCAAAAAAATTGTCAATGCTTAGAAATCGTACGTTACAAAATAGAACAAGTGGAGTGTTGGAGAATGATGCTGTACGACCTATATTAAAGCAACCTGGCAATAGGGACAACGAATCGCGAGTccgtttaaatttatatgatgAAACAATCATTAGTGATGATATATGTACAGAACCAACAAACTTATTTTTGCGAAAAAGAGCACAATCTGTGGGCCATATACAACCTTCTAATATTCCTAATGAATTCACTGGTGTACTTAACAAACGAAGATCTCTTGAGTTAATATCTGTAGGTGCTATATCAGAAGAAAAATCACAAGTGAAGTTAACAACCAGTAACATCTATTTAAAAGCAGCTTCTTCCCTAGATGATGAGAGTGCCAAGACTTCTATTATTCCCTGTGACAAATTGTACAG CAtaacaaaagagaaattcaCAGACAAGGAAAAGCAAACTGTCATAGTATTTGAAGgcaaagaaggaaataaaatgatttcagATGGACCTGTAGATAACAATATTGATAATAGTACTCCAGCTTCCATTAGAATGAGTGATAAAGAGGGttcaaataatgaaatactgTGTGTGCAAGAAAAAGCAGATGATGGAAACATCCAAGAAAGTAATAGTGTACATCGCAGCAACAGTGTTTCTAAAATGACATTGCATTTTAAAACTTTGCACGAAAAGGCAAATTCTAAGGAAAAGGATGGCATGTTTCAAAAAACACCGAATAAAGGTTCACATGGTGTACAACGATATAGAGATCGAAAGAATCAAGGAAATGATAGATTTAACACACAACCAATAACTTTTCAAGAAGTGCAGGAAGCAGTTCTACAAAATCAACGCAATGTCACATCAGTTAAAAAATCAAGTTTGGCAGAAACTACAACTGATGATGAATTTGATCCTTCTAAATTAAGTTTGGCAGAACGAGTACGTTTGTTCAATCAAAAAATTGATACCGAAAAAAGTTCAGTATCAAATACCATGCCATTAGAAAGACATTCACGCAGACGGCCGGCTGCTCGTTATAAAACACAACCAGTTACATCCGAAGAAGTCGAAGTAGCATCTCGAATATCTCCATTAAATACTATTAATCAATGTTCGTTAGATACTA gTGATTTGCCAAAAAGCATTTTAAAACCTGTTGCGTTACAAGCGCATAATTCGTCGCAAACAAAAAATCTTGAACTCGAgggaatgaaattaataaaatctgtACTTAAAAAAGAATCTGAAGAATTAGAACAACAGACATCTGAAAATTGTGATATTTCATCgcgttttaaattaaaaactaatttaaaattggaagaaaataag ACAGGGAGcataatggaaaataattatccaACGCAATATGGTTTGAGTTGTGCCTATAGTGAAAAAGATAACCATATAGAAGGTAGgcaacataaaattaaacaaaagtatACAGTGCCTTTTCACAAATATAGTACTCAGGATGAAttaaatagaacaaaaatCAAATCTGCATTAAATAACATAGATAATGTTGAAACTGTAATTGCTACATCtaagaaatacgaagaaactCTTCAAACATCTGGAGGTGAGACATTCTCTGTAAGTCATGAAACATGTAACATAAAAGCTGAAGCTGCATCTCCTTATCGTCATCctattttttcaaaacaaaCCAG GTGTACTTCATTGTCAAAGAGCGTTAGTCATCACGCGATTAGCAACAAAACCAATGAATGTGAGTCGAATAGTGCAATAATACCAAAGCATGGTGTACATCTTCCAGAACTATGTCGTAGCGCAACGCAAGCAATACCGACAACAGATACTAATGATGGCCCAAGTATGAGTATTGCAGAACGACTAGCTGCGCTACAACGTAGCGGAAATACAAACTGGAAACGACGTATAGCTTCTGAATCATCTAATTCAGCG gATGGAGTATGTTCCAATTCATTGAATAAGGAAGAACTGAGTATCAAACAAGGAGTACTTGCAGATTGTCTTGGAAAGTTAGAATCTGCAACAGAAGgttggaagaaaagaatagcAGCTCCAGATGTAACAAAGTTTACAGTAGCTGGTAAAATGAAGGTAGAACAATTGGAAAACCTAGATCCAGGATCATCATCTCCGCTTATTGAAGCTACAGGAAATATTatagatagaaagaaaaaaacccCTCGTCCTGAACGATTTAGAGCAAAGAGag gATATATGAAAGATGCTGTATCTACTCCAACTAGTCCAAATAAAGATTCATGTATTAAATTACGAGGAAGCTTCTCTGAACCTGCAAGCGATGACAGTG CTGAAGAAGTGAAAACGGGGAAGAACATATCACCTGTTGTCTCAGTACCTAAGATAGACGACGAGACATTCACCTCCTTCTTTACTGGTATTTCATTAGAGAAATGCGAGGCTGAATCTGTTGATTTAAATGAAAGCGATTTCGATATGATTACATCGCAATCTGAATT attaGTTCAAAAACGAAATATACGATTGAAACGACGACGATTTGTGTCTAGAAATCCACTTAAAACGCTTGCAGCTCGTACTGACTTAAAATCAGAGTATACTGAGATACGAACTGGTATTGCGGAAAAAgtaatgaaacaattaaatgttgaaaaat TAGCTAAAAATTCATCATTAGCTATGGAAGCTTTAGCTGGCCTAGCTTCTACTGAAGACTTTAGTAATATAACACTAAGGAATGTAACagatgcaaatatttcttcgaatagATTACAGCCATACAAAGACTTGatgttacttttaattaaaggcCGGAGACATGTACAAGTGAGATTAGTCGAGCCAGTCGCAGAAAGTATAAATAGTGGTGATAATTTTGTTCTAGTAACAAAATCAGAGGTTTATAATTACATTGGGAAATATTGTAATGTTATTGAAAAAGCACGAGGTGCAGAAATTGCATTGAGTATTCAGCAAAATAAGGATCTTGGTTGCCAAACGTTTCAAGTTATTACTATTAATGAAGATAAATTAACTTGCACAAAAAGTCAACTACAAAAATTCTGGAGCTATCTTGGTGCAGAAAATGAGAACGTGGATG tcATTGAGGGTGGACATCCTGATGAAGATGAGCTTTACGAAACATTCATGATTGATACAAATATGGTATACGAAATTAAAGATGAAGAACTAGTGccacttgaaaaatattgggGTACTATACCAAAAATTGAAATGCTTGACCCAAATAAG gTGCTAGTATTTGATTTTGGTAGCGAAATGTATATATGGAGTGGTAAAGGAGCTTCAactgataaaaagaaacttgCTACACATCTTGCTACAGAAATGTGGCAAGAAGGATATGATTATTCGGAATGCACTGTGTGTCCAATTAGTGCGGCATCTATGATTGGTAGACGCACCGTGTCAAAAATAGACTTAAAATCTGCTAAAGTCAGACCTAAATGGTGTTTACTTGCCAAATTGACACAACATGTTGAAACAATACTTTTCAGGGAAAAATTCCTTGACTGGCCAAATGTTTCTCGTATAATACGAATTCGAGGTACTAAGAGTAAGGAGAACGTTGATGGAACTGTAACTATAGAAGtgtgtaatattaataatttattagaagaaaatacCATTCCAGTTGATTTGGTTCTTGAAGGAACTCATTTAGGTAGAGGCACTGGTTGGTATGACGATGAG CAAATGAAGCAATTCATTGTTACGACAATGGGTATAAAAGTGTGGCATATTGATGAATTTTCACATAGTCTTTTGGATGATTCATCTGTTGGACAATTTCATTCTGCAGAtagttatattgtatattggaTGTATTCTGTTACAGTTACTG GTCGCGAGCTTAGTGGTTTACCGTCAAAACATTCTGCAAAGGGACGCGATCGCtcggtatattttatttggcAAGGGCAAAATGCATCTTTGAATGAACAAGGTGCTGCAGCGTTATTAACTATAGAATTAGATAACGATCAAGCACCTCAG ATTCGTGTAGTTCAAGGATATGAACCAGCTGCAtttctcaatttattttctggaGGTATGATTGTACATAGTGGCAAGAAAACGAATACAAAATGTGACGAACGATGGCGATTGTATATATGTCGTGGTACTTTAGAGTCAGAGGTGTCTTTGATAGAGATTCCTTGTAGTACTCGTCAATTACGTAGCAGAGGTTCTCTTATATTATTAGACactaaaaataacaaaatttatgtatgGCATGGATCTAACTCTTTACCTCATATTAAACAG CATGCAGTTAATGCAGCAACcaaattagaaaagaatcgTCCTCAAGAAACTGGTTTAACATCTGAAGgtgatatagaaatttttgaaattgatgAAGGAATGGAACCAGAGGAATTCATTAATG CACTGGGACAAATGAACAAAAAGCTGTATGTATCATTAGAAAAGGATCAATTACAGGAACATACTCCAAGACTGTTTCATCTGTCAAGCAtttctaaagaatttaaatcTGTAGAAATGTTATGTCCTCATCGTGCTTCTTTACCAACTCCATTTCCTTTTCTACAGGAAGATTTGTACCAAGTTCATCAACCag ccTTATTTTTATTGGACAACAAAAACGAGTTATGGATATGGCAAGGCTGGTGGCCTAATACCGGAGCAGAGGATCAGTCCGGTAGTAAAGCAGTTAGATGGCAAGCTGAAAGAAGAGCAGCAATGACAATGGCTATGCAGTATTGGCAAAGAATTCATCCAGAAACTAATAAATATCCGATTTATCTAGTCTGGGCTGGTCTTGAACCTTTgcaatttataaatctatttcCTACATGGACATATCGCGACGACATAGCGGAATTAAATATAGag gATGGTCGAAATCCTGGAGAAGTTTTAACTGTAGAGAGTGAGTTGGTTCGATTAACGCAGAGTACGTATCCTCCGGCTCAATTACTACAACGACCACTACCAGAAGGAGTTGATCCTACACACCTGGAGCTGTATTTATCTCAACAACATTTTCAA GAAATATTAGGTATGACTAAAGAAGAGTTTCAAGGACTTCCAGTTTGGAAACAAGTGAaccttaaaaaagaaataggacTTTTCTGA